AAAAAGACCATGACTGCTCCGGTGACGGTTTTGATCGCGCATGACCGAAAATTTTATGACCATCTGCCGCGCCTGTTCCCGCACACCGATGCACGAAGCTGGTTCGCCGGAAATGATGCAAAAATTGAAAGCACGGCCCGCCGGAACGGCACGTTACAGGGCGCATACCTTATGATGGCGGCGCGTGCATTAGGGCTTGATTGTGGGCCGATGTCCGGTTTTAACGCCGATAAGGTGAAAGCAGAATTTTTTGCCGATCAGGATGTTGAAGTGAACTTTATCTGTGCCCTTGGATATGGCGATCCGGCCAGTATTTTCGGGCGTTCCCCACGTTTTGATTTTGACGATGTGTGCAAGATTGTCTGATTTATCCAAGCCCTGCATTCTGGCGATTGATACATCCATGGCGGCGTGCAATGTCGCTGTGTTTGATACGATATCCATGGCGGGAACGTCCCGCGCCGAACCGATGGCGCGGGGGCAATCGGAAGATCTCGTTCCCATGATCAATGACGTTCTGTCGATGGCAGAACGATCCTACAATGATGTCGGCCTGATCGTCGTGACGGTGGGGCCGGGGGCATTCACCGGGGTGCGCATTGCCCTGTCCGCAGCGCGGGCCTTTGGTTTGACGCTCAATTGCCCGGTTGTCGGCGTGCTGAGTACGGACGCGTTGGCGCAAACCTTGATCGCGCGTGGCGATGTGCATGATGGCGAAACCATTATGGCTTTGATGGATACAAAACGCGGCGATTATTACGCCCAACTTTTTACCGCCGAGGGCGCGGCATTGACCGAGCCGCTGGTGATGAAGCGTGATGAATTGCCGGATTTGATCGCTGAACATTCCGTTGTGGTCGTTGGTGATTGCCAGCACATTGCGGCGACATTAAACGGTGCGCGCGTGGCTTCGGAGATCGTTTTCCCTGATATGGACCGCATGGCGCGGGTTGCGGCCATCCGTTGGGCCCGGGGTGGGGCCGAGGCCTTTTTGTCCCCGGAGCCCGTTTATTTACGCGGGGCCGAGGTCAGTCAGCCGAAGAAAAAAGGCAGGACAATTGCCGATAATCAGTAATTTTGTTAATAATTACTGCTAATATGGCTATGAATACTTTGTTTTTCAGCTTTTCGGTGTGGTTTTAACCACCTATACTTCATGTAACGATAGCTATTCTCGAGAGGGTTTCGTCCATGACCACCAATAAAGACCAGCATCAGGACCTCCTGAGCCTGACCACAGAAATCGTGGCGGCCCATTTGTCGAACAATCAGGTGGGCACCGATGAAATTCCGATGCTGATTCAAAAGGTGTACAAGACCCTGTCGAACGTCAACGGCGATGCCCCGGTGATGAGCGAACGCCCGCAACCGGCCGTGCCGATTAAACGGTCCGTCACACCGGAATATATCGTCTGTCTGGAAGATGGTAAAAAATTGAAAATGCTGAAACGGCATTTGAAAACGGCATACAATATGTCGCCGGAAGAATACCGCGAACGTTGGGGCCTGCCCGCCGATTACCCGATGGTGGCACCGAGCTACGCCCGTCAGCGCAGTAAACTGGCCAAGGATATTGGCCTGGGTACACGTGGACGGAAGTAAAAACATACTCTGCATTCCCGCGAAAGCGGGAATCCACCAGGTGCTTCTGACGTTCACCATGGATCCCCGCTTTCGCGGGGATGCTTTTTTTGGGCAGGTTATTTAGACAGCTCAATACTGCGCGCTGTTGCCGCAGCCAGAGCATCGTCGAATGCGGATTGCATTCTGTTATCCTTTAGCAAAACGTCCATTGCCGCGGCGGTTGTTCCGCCGGGGCTGGTGACATTTTTGCGTAAGGTTG
The window above is part of the Micavibrio aeruginosavorus ARL-13 genome. Proteins encoded here:
- a CDS encoding malonic semialdehyde reductase — protein: MTMTDSRILDDRALDILFREARSYNGWKDEPVSDVLLHALFDLLKMGPTSANSSPARFVFVKTPEAKERLKPCLDAGNVKKTMTAPVTVLIAHDRKFYDHLPRLFPHTDARSWFAGNDAKIESTARRNGTLQGAYLMMAARALGLDCGPMSGFNADKVKAEFFADQDVEVNFICALGYGDPASIFGRSPRFDFDDVCKIV
- the tsaB gene encoding tRNA (adenosine(37)-N6)-threonylcarbamoyltransferase complex dimerization subunit type 1 TsaB, with the protein product MSDLSKPCILAIDTSMAACNVAVFDTISMAGTSRAEPMARGQSEDLVPMINDVLSMAERSYNDVGLIVVTVGPGAFTGVRIALSAARAFGLTLNCPVVGVLSTDALAQTLIARGDVHDGETIMALMDTKRGDYYAQLFTAEGAALTEPLVMKRDELPDLIAEHSVVVVGDCQHIAATLNGARVASEIVFPDMDRMARVAAIRWARGGAEAFLSPEPVYLRGAEVSQPKKKGRTIADNQ
- a CDS encoding MucR family transcriptional regulator — encoded protein: MTTNKDQHQDLLSLTTEIVAAHLSNNQVGTDEIPMLIQKVYKTLSNVNGDAPVMSERPQPAVPIKRSVTPEYIVCLEDGKKLKMLKRHLKTAYNMSPEEYRERWGLPADYPMVAPSYARQRSKLAKDIGLGTRGRK